The proteins below come from a single Leptospiraceae bacterium genomic window:
- a CDS encoding YeeE/YedE family protein, with protein sequence MAPLIKYEYFGREFGIIIAMFLGFGFGFFLEKAGFGSGKKLCDVWYGRDFAVVRVMFTAIIVAMMGIFGLHYLGLMDLELIYINPTYIPSQIVGGLLLGAGFAIGGYCPGTSAVAISSGKLDGLIFTLGFLGGVIGFSEMFPWIEGFYNSGSMGRKFLYEPLGMSPGLTVFLVILLAIGTFWLVGKIEAKVKGGK encoded by the coding sequence ATGGCTCCCTTAATTAAGTATGAATATTTTGGACGGGAATTTGGAATTATAATCGCAATGTTTTTAGGATTTGGGTTCGGCTTCTTTTTAGAAAAAGCAGGGTTCGGATCTGGGAAAAAATTATGCGATGTGTGGTATGGAAGAGACTTTGCTGTAGTAAGAGTCATGTTTACTGCTATCATTGTAGCTATGATGGGAATTTTTGGACTTCATTATCTGGGGTTAATGGATTTGGAGCTAATATATATTAACCCAACCTATATTCCTTCCCAGATAGTCGGCGGACTTTTACTTGGCGCTGGATTTGCTATTGGCGGATACTGTCCGGGAACATCAGCAGTTGCTATTTCTTCTGGCAAACTTGACGGACTTATTTTTACACTCGGATTTTTAGGTGGTGTGATTGGATTTAGTGAAATGTTTCCGTGGATTGAAGGTTTTTACAATTCAGGATCTATGGGTAGAAAATTTCTATATGAACCACTTGGAATGTCGCCAGGACTAACGGTATTCCTTGTTATCCTCCTTGCTATCGGCACATTTTGGCTGGTCGGAAAGATTGAAGCAAAGGTAAAAGGAGGAAAGTGA
- a CDS encoding PAS domain-containing protein, translating to MFHCLAKRPRRISYNFNRRNKKIDVSEVNPAIQSFDLSKEADEHLHDLEQELQFTRENLQATIEELETTNEELQATNEELLASNEELQSTNEELQSTNEELFTVNAEHQGKIIELTELHNDIQNIISTSHIGQLLLDENLEVRRFSPNVSKILKILSNDIGRPITHIPNYLLNFDLIKAIKETQNSTMHTEREVKTQDGNSYLLRIDPYVIGPKSFSGIIVSFVNITEIIQSREAFNNLEIRFQNLFNTMELGVVYQNSEGQIISANPAAERILGISFEQMQGKTSMDPEWRIIQEDGSNFNGNDHPAMIALRTGKTVKDVTMGIYNPVNDSYKWINVYATPLFTQNNSTPFQVYAVFNDITEKKIAESNLKDTLSMLNFAMDTANMAWWELDLTTGVVIFSKRKAEMLDYPPENFKHYQDFMDLVHPEDHEKNDGRYAKSHEWTSR from the coding sequence TTGTTCCATTGCCTAGCAAAAAGGCCAAGAAGAATTAGTTACAATTTTAATCGGAGAAATAAAAAAATTGATGTTTCAGAAGTAAATCCTGCTATTCAATCTTTTGATTTATCTAAGGAAGCGGATGAACATTTACATGACTTAGAACAGGAATTACAATTTACAAGAGAAAATTTACAAGCCACGATTGAAGAACTCGAAACAACTAATGAAGAATTACAAGCGACTAACGAGGAATTACTCGCAAGCAATGAAGAGTTACAGTCTACAAACGAAGAATTACAATCTACGAATGAAGAACTTTTTACAGTAAATGCAGAACATCAAGGTAAAATCATCGAGTTAACTGAATTACATAATGATATTCAAAATATTATTAGCACTTCGCATATAGGCCAGTTACTTTTGGATGAAAATTTAGAAGTACGAAGATTTTCGCCTAACGTTTCTAAGATACTAAAAATTCTGAGCAATGATATCGGTCGACCGATTACGCATATACCAAATTATTTGCTGAACTTTGACTTGATTAAAGCGATTAAAGAAACCCAAAATTCAACGATGCATACGGAGAGAGAAGTAAAAACGCAAGATGGAAACTCTTATCTGCTTCGAATTGATCCTTATGTAATAGGTCCAAAATCCTTTTCGGGAATCATTGTTTCGTTTGTAAATATTACAGAAATTATTCAATCACGAGAAGCATTTAATAATCTGGAAATCCGTTTTCAGAATTTATTTAATACTATGGAACTTGGAGTTGTATATCAAAATAGCGAAGGGCAAATCATTTCCGCTAATCCTGCGGCTGAGAGAATATTAGGGATCTCTTTTGAACAAATGCAAGGGAAAACCTCAATGGATCCAGAATGGCGTATCATTCAGGAAGACGGATCAAATTTTAACGGGAATGATCACCCAGCTATGATTGCACTTAGGACTGGTAAAACCGTTAAAGATGTCACAATGGGCATTTATAATCCAGTAAATGACTCTTATAAATGGATCAATGTATATGCAACTCCGCTCTTTACCCAAAACAATTCTACTCCTTTTCAGGTCTATGCGGTTTTTAATGATATAACTGAAAAGAAAATTGCAGAGTCTAATTTAAAAGATACTCTATCAATGTTAAATTTCGCAATGGATACGGCGAATATGGCTTGGTGGGAATTGGATTTAACAACTGGCGTTGTCATTTTTAGTAAACGAAAAGCGGAAATGCTAGATTATCCGCCAGAGAATTTTAAACATTATCAAGATTTTATGGATTTAGTCCATCCAGAGGATCATGAAAAAAACGATGGACGCTATGCGAAATCACATGAATGGACAAGTAGATAA
- a CDS encoding YeeE/YedE family protein: protein MNELENKKLEPKEFWSPYVAGTGLGIVLLLSFVFMGRGLGASGALTRLSAYFMNLFVTSHTSKLSYLQEYLSDDYHVLNEFLVFMLAGVFVGGFISAAFAGRVKYGIEKGPTFPAWARLVLAFGGGIVSAYGARLARGCTSGQALTGGASLALGSWIFMICAFAGGYALAYFVRRQWK from the coding sequence ATGAACGAGCTAGAAAATAAGAAATTAGAACCAAAAGAATTCTGGTCACCATACGTTGCAGGGACTGGGCTGGGAATTGTTTTGCTTCTCTCCTTTGTATTTATGGGAAGAGGACTTGGAGCATCCGGTGCATTAACTAGATTATCTGCCTATTTCATGAATCTATTTGTAACTAGTCATACCTCTAAACTCAGTTATTTACAGGAATACTTGTCTGACGACTACCACGTGTTAAATGAATTTTTGGTATTCATGTTGGCGGGTGTTTTTGTTGGCGGATTCATAAGTGCCGCCTTTGCAGGTAGAGTAAAATACGGAATCGAAAAAGGTCCTACATTTCCAGCTTGGGCAAGACTTGTATTGGCATTTGGTGGTGGAATTGTTTCGGCATATGGAGCTAGGCTTGCAAGAGGTTGCACGTCTGGACAAGCGTTAACCGGCGGAGCATCTTTAGCATTAGGCTCTTGGATTTTCATGATTTGCGCGTTTGCGGGCGGTTATGCGCTCGCGTATTTTGTTAGGAGGCAATGGAAATAA
- a CDS encoding PAS domain-containing sensor histidine kinase: MLEHISGQVDRYEVEYRILAKSGEYKWFLDIGSIMKWNASGKPLIIIGLVQNITDRKIAENNLIKLNATKDKFFSILAHDLRGPIGSLHSSFEYLSNIDENTKVEKFNRFLPLLKNSAKSILTLLENLLVWARSQKGDIPYNPSKHNLNNIIHSNIQLFLATAKGKNVKLTTQLEQEFYSFFDVDMITTVLRNLISNALKFTNENDSIQISVHTLENKLEVRVEDSGIGMQQSTLETLFRIDVRHQSNAGTNGEKGTGLGLILCKEFLDKHNEKIWVTSELGKGSIFIFTLPNLTESS; this comes from the coding sequence TTGTTAGAGCATATATCAGGGCAAGTCGATCGATATGAAGTAGAGTATAGAATTTTAGCCAAATCCGGCGAATACAAATGGTTTTTAGATATTGGATCAATCATGAAATGGAATGCATCTGGAAAACCACTAATTATTATTGGGCTAGTCCAAAATATTACAGACCGCAAGATAGCAGAAAATAATCTAATTAAATTAAATGCTACAAAAGATAAATTTTTTTCAATATTAGCGCATGATTTAAGAGGACCGATTGGAAGTTTGCATTCCTCTTTTGAATATTTATCGAATATTGATGAAAATACAAAGGTTGAGAAATTTAACCGATTTCTGCCTTTATTAAAAAATTCTGCAAAGTCGATTCTTACTCTTCTAGAAAACTTACTTGTTTGGGCGCGATCGCAAAAAGGGGATATTCCATATAACCCGTCAAAGCATAATCTCAACAATATAATTCATTCCAATATTCAATTGTTCTTAGCGACTGCTAAAGGAAAAAACGTAAAATTAACAACTCAATTAGAACAAGAATTTTATTCTTTTTTTGATGTTGATATGATAACAACTGTGCTTAGAAATCTAATCAGCAATGCTTTAAAATTTACAAACGAAAACGATTCGATTCAAATTTCTGTGCATACACTAGAAAATAAATTGGAAGTAAGAGTGGAAGATTCAGGAATTGGAATGCAGCAATCTACTTTAGAAACCTTGTTCAGGATAGACGTAAGACACCAAAGTAACGCAGGAACAAATGGGGAAAAAGGTACGGGACTAGGTCTTATACTATGCAAAGAATTTTTAGATAAACACAATGAAAAAATCTGGGTAACCTCAGAACTTGGCAAAGGAAGTATATTTATATTTACCCTCCCTAATCTAACAGAGAGTAGTTAA
- the nrfD gene encoding polysulfide reductase NrfD produces MDSLKEAIEITINRHNPHIDPSLSLWRWEIPTYLFLGGLTAGILLLSGILYLLKKEEEFPFATRIAPIFAPPILALGMLFLFLDLEHKLYVWRLYLTFEWSSPMSWGSWALILIFPSSILFGIMQLDLDMRTKFSQLLVNAKYANKQFVYLDSILQKLYSFLDAKKIYIPILAYTNIVMGAFIGIYTGILLSSFISRPFWNTPILGILFLTSGISAASAFMMLGTKKIEEEHTMAKLDILFLILELFLLAQIFIGYFTSSAYHNQAGRMIFGGNYTGVFWMLVVLQGVCFPLFMEIMELKHVFKFKYLTPISVLVGGFLLRIMFVYLGQMSKVELSL; encoded by the coding sequence ATGGATAGTTTAAAGGAAGCAATTGAAATTACGATTAATCGGCATAATCCGCATATTGATCCCAGTCTCTCTCTTTGGAGATGGGAAATTCCAACCTACCTTTTTTTGGGTGGACTCACTGCCGGTATTCTATTGTTGTCTGGGATTCTTTATCTATTGAAAAAGGAAGAAGAGTTTCCGTTTGCTACTCGTATTGCGCCGATCTTTGCGCCCCCGATTTTGGCTTTAGGTATGCTTTTTCTATTTTTGGATCTGGAACACAAACTCTATGTCTGGCGACTCTATCTCACATTTGAGTGGTCATCTCCTATGTCATGGGGGTCTTGGGCTTTAATCTTAATATTTCCATCGTCAATTTTATTTGGTATCATGCAACTGGATTTGGATATGAGGACAAAATTTAGCCAGTTATTGGTTAATGCCAAGTATGCGAACAAACAATTTGTGTATTTGGATTCTATATTACAAAAATTGTATTCTTTTTTAGACGCAAAGAAAATTTACATACCAATATTAGCGTATACGAATATAGTAATGGGAGCATTCATCGGAATTTACACAGGAATTCTCTTAAGTTCTTTTATCTCCAGACCATTTTGGAATACTCCGATTCTCGGCATTCTATTTCTCACTTCTGGTATTTCTGCTGCCTCTGCTTTTATGATGCTCGGCACAAAGAAAATAGAAGAAGAACATACAATGGCAAAGTTGGATATTTTATTTTTAATTCTGGAATTATTTTTACTCGCACAGATTTTTATTGGGTACTTTACATCTAGTGCCTATCACAATCAGGCGGGTCGAATGATATTTGGCGGAAATTATACTGGAGTATTTTGGATGCTTGTAGTTTTACAAGGGGTGTGTTTTCCCTTATTCATGGAGATCATGGAGTTAAAACATGTATTCAAATTTAAATACCTGACACCGATTTCCGTATTGGTTGGAGGATTTCTCCTCCGCATAATGTTTGTTTACCTCGGACAAATGTCTAAAGTGGAGTTAAGTCTATGA
- a CDS encoding PAS domain S-box protein, which yields MNGQVDKYLAEYRIKTRAGEYKWFHDTGSIVKRDSNNKPVKVAGLVIDITKQKEIESALFALQIEKSNIVSQRILIMNEKFKELREQAETILKNNLSQNSDIPASEFQKIIHDLQVYQIELELQNEELRNTQTQLETSKNNYAELYNQSPAGYVTLNQNSIILQANQTFMDMVGKDSSKVLNISFSEFLDPEDRSIFLARFHAFFRNPTEKYIELKLEGKGGKIIYVRMAGNLLAENNITPKRNQPLLNYF from the coding sequence ATGAATGGACAAGTAGATAAATACTTGGCTGAATACAGAATAAAAACAAGAGCAGGTGAGTATAAATGGTTTCATGATACAGGCTCAATTGTCAAAAGAGATTCAAATAATAAACCTGTGAAAGTTGCAGGTTTGGTCATTGATATTACTAAGCAAAAAGAAATTGAATCTGCTTTGTTTGCACTGCAAATAGAAAAGAGCAATATAGTATCACAAAGGATACTCATAATGAATGAAAAATTTAAAGAATTACGAGAGCAAGCTGAAACGATTTTAAAAAATAATCTCAGTCAAAATTCAGATATTCCTGCCAGCGAATTTCAGAAAATAATTCATGATTTGCAGGTTTATCAGATTGAGCTGGAACTCCAAAATGAAGAACTTAGGAATACGCAAACTCAATTAGAAACCTCCAAAAATAATTATGCAGAGCTTTACAATCAATCACCAGCCGGTTACGTTACCTTGAATCAAAATAGTATTATCCTCCAAGCAAATCAAACATTTATGGATATGGTTGGAAAGGATTCTTCAAAAGTATTGAATATAAGTTTTTCAGAGTTCCTTGATCCCGAAGACCGTTCCATTTTTTTAGCGAGGTTTCATGCTTTTTTTCGAAATCCTACCGAAAAATATATAGAATTAAAATTGGAAGGAAAAGGAGGAAAAATTATCTACGTTCGAATGGCAGGAAATTTATTAGCGGAAAACAATATTACTCCCAAAAGGAATCAGCCACTCCTAAATTATTTTTAA
- a CDS encoding rhodanese-like domain-containing protein, translating to MKLITNIRKNAHWIAIGIGVLILSMSLFSDKDLPKAFAIDYATVNRSISPEELANLYMQNKQDFEVLDLRSTESYNRGHIKNAISCPACHTDKADAKEKQKDMPDFNKKFILYTETGKEAVKLPRIMAKHTSLYLLSGGYEAFENTILRPQVISEEDTEEVVLYKKKMNAVYNYFTGKEQIAPPTGSEQKTIKKRASHTLGKSEGC from the coding sequence ATGAAGCTAATTACGAATATCCGAAAAAACGCGCATTGGATTGCGATCGGGATTGGAGTTTTGATTCTTAGTATGTCGCTATTTTCCGACAAGGATTTACCTAAAGCGTTCGCCATAGATTATGCAACCGTTAACCGCTCGATTTCACCAGAAGAGTTGGCGAATTTATACATGCAAAACAAACAAGACTTTGAAGTATTGGATTTACGAAGCACAGAAAGTTACAACCGTGGGCATATAAAAAATGCAATTTCTTGTCCTGCTTGTCACACAGATAAAGCGGATGCAAAAGAAAAACAAAAGGATATGCCTGATTTTAATAAAAAATTTATCCTCTACACCGAAACAGGGAAAGAGGCTGTCAAACTGCCGCGGATAATGGCAAAACATACTTCTCTCTATTTACTTTCGGGCGGTTACGAAGCGTTCGAGAATACGATCCTTCGTCCACAAGTGATTTCTGAAGAGGACACGGAAGAAGTTGTTTTATATAAGAAAAAAATGAATGCAGTTTACAATTACTTCACTGGCAAGGAACAAATAGCTCCCCCAACAGGTTCTGAGCAAAAGACAATTAAGAAGAGAGCTTCGCACACTTTAGGGAAATCGGAAGGGTGTTAG
- a CDS encoding 4Fe-4S dicluster domain-containing protein, with product MRYGMAIDVEKCVACNACVFACKNENNVPDGYAREWTVQIVEGKFPNLTMENYSERCHHCSNPPCVYTCPTGASHVIEGGIVKVTADMCIGCKACVISCPYDARYVHPDGYVDKCTFCDHLVKEGKNPACVDVCPTFCLTFGDVDDKNSDLSKLLKKRNYKKLKEDAGTEPNLFFLYGKSGKKR from the coding sequence ATGAGATATGGAATGGCGATTGATGTAGAAAAATGTGTAGCGTGTAACGCATGTGTGTTTGCGTGTAAGAATGAAAACAATGTGCCTGATGGCTATGCTAGGGAATGGACGGTTCAAATTGTAGAGGGAAAATTTCCAAACCTCACGATGGAAAACTATTCCGAAAGGTGTCACCATTGTTCCAATCCACCTTGTGTTTATACTTGTCCAACCGGTGCTTCCCATGTTATAGAGGGCGGTATAGTGAAAGTAACCGCAGATATGTGCATTGGGTGTAAGGCATGTGTAATTTCTTGTCCTTATGATGCGCGTTATGTCCATCCGGACGGTTATGTAGATAAATGCACATTTTGCGATCATTTAGTAAAAGAAGGCAAAAATCCAGCATGTGTAGATGTTTGTCCGACTTTTTGTTTAACTTTCGGTGATGTTGATGACAAAAATAGTGACCTTTCAAAACTTCTTAAAAAAAGAAACTACAAGAAGCTAAAAGAAGATGCAGGAACAGAACCAAATCTATTTTTCCTTTACGGGAAGAGTGGTAAAAAGAGGTAA
- a CDS encoding 1-acyl-sn-glycerol-3-phosphate acyltransferase, protein MIFWKRVGGVDATLDNFDSMMKLKESNVLIFPEGIAGIGKGFDKRYQLQQFSSSFIRMAIKYKTDIIPVSVVNGEYINPTVTETMI, encoded by the coding sequence ATGATTTTTTGGAAACGAGTCGGTGGTGTGGATGCGACACTAGATAACTTTGATTCGATGATGAAACTTAAAGAGTCCAACGTCCTAATTTTTCCAGAAGGAATTGCTGGAATAGGAAAGGGATTTGATAAACGTTACCAACTACAACAATTTTCTAGTTCCTTTATTCGAATGGCAATCAAATACAAAACAGATATCATTCCTGTTTCAGTGGTAAATGGCGAATACATAAATCCTACAGTTACCGAAACGATGATCTAA